One window of Saccharopolyspora phatthalungensis genomic DNA carries:
- a CDS encoding Lrp/AsnC family transcriptional regulator yields MADTTLDATDHEILALLREDARRTLSDIASRVTLSTAAVKRRIDRLQEVGVILGYTVRVDHAKLGWGVEAFIELRFLGTSGVEDIIQTTTRMPEAQAVFTIAGDPDALVWLRVRDMAHLQRTIDEIRRSHRVTSTKTLIALDSWERGRR; encoded by the coding sequence ATGGCCGACACGACGCTCGATGCGACAGATCACGAAATCCTGGCACTGCTGCGCGAGGACGCGCGGCGGACGCTGTCGGACATCGCCTCCCGGGTGACCCTGTCGACGGCCGCCGTCAAGCGCCGGATCGACCGGCTGCAGGAGGTCGGCGTGATCCTCGGCTACACCGTGCGGGTGGATCACGCGAAGCTCGGTTGGGGCGTGGAAGCCTTCATCGAGCTGCGGTTCCTGGGAACCAGCGGCGTCGAAGACATCATCCAGACGACGACCCGGATGCCCGAGGCCCAGGCGGTGTTCACCATCGCGGGAGATCCCGACGCATTAGTGTGGCTGCGCGTCCGCGACATGGCGCACCTGCAGCGCACCATCGACGAGATCCGCCGGAGCCACCGGGTCACCAGCACCAAGACCCTGATAGCCCTCGACTCCTGGGAACGCGGCCGCCGCTGA
- a CDS encoding Clp protease N-terminal domain-containing protein: MVDPTGISRQIRLDDLIEAIKKAHSNALEQLSDAVIAGEHLGEVADHLIGHFVDQARRSGASWTDIGKSMGVSKQAAQKRFVSKGDAGGLDPRQGFGRFTDRARKVVVLAQGEARTRGNSEIVPAHLVLGLLGQPEALAAKVIIAQGVALETVRDAAVEALPPAVDDAPQIVPFDGSARKALELTFREALRLGHNYIGTEHILLALLEQEGGTGVLSGLGIEKAAAEANITAAIAAIMAQRQQ; this comes from the coding sequence ATGGTTGATCCGACTGGGATTTCCCGTCAAATTCGCCTCGACGATCTGATCGAGGCGATCAAGAAGGCGCACAGCAACGCCCTCGAACAGCTCTCCGACGCCGTCATCGCGGGCGAGCACCTCGGGGAGGTCGCCGATCATCTGATCGGTCACTTCGTCGACCAGGCCCGGCGTTCAGGTGCCTCCTGGACCGATATCGGCAAGAGCATGGGGGTCTCGAAGCAGGCCGCTCAGAAGCGGTTCGTTTCGAAGGGCGACGCGGGCGGTCTCGACCCGAGGCAGGGATTCGGTCGGTTCACCGATCGGGCCCGGAAGGTCGTCGTGCTGGCGCAGGGCGAGGCGCGTACCCGGGGCAACTCGGAGATCGTGCCCGCGCACCTGGTGTTGGGGCTGCTTGGGCAGCCGGAGGCGCTCGCCGCGAAGGTGATCATCGCGCAGGGCGTCGCGCTGGAAACCGTCCGGGACGCCGCGGTCGAGGCGTTGCCACCGGCGGTTGACGATGCGCCGCAAATCGTTCCGTTCGACGGTTCGGCGCGCAAGGCGTTGGAGCTGACCTTCCGGGAAGCGCTGCGGCTGGGGCACAACTACATCGGCACCGAGCACATCCTGCTCGCGCTGTTGGAGCAGGAGGGGGGCACCGGTGTGCTCTCGGGCCTCGGCATCGAAAAGGCCGCTGCCGAAGCCAACATCACCGCCGCCATCGCCGCAATCATGGCTCAACGGCAGCAATGA
- a CDS encoding helix-turn-helix domain-containing protein, with amino-acid sequence MSGQSLGDRIRQLRGDLYTQRALADRAQISVEVVRNLEQGKRNTASVATLHKLARALDVTLAELLVPATIPEHDQDESVTALRHAVSLATTPKDKPLTIEEAKHAEIAAWRNYWDAKHDVIARTFPSVIRRLEAAHAVANERDRSSYAQSLAQVLWAASRSLTLLRYPEAAQLAIRRAIQVGSNIDDPYFVAGARRSLAWQLLVEGRYQESIDLSTSVAREIEPGASADAAQLSVYGSSLLQAGNAAARAGNAAQAHYFLSEANEISRHVQDGRCDYGTPFGPSFTAMQSTDIEINLGNFGKASEAASAMPNRGTALRLQSQCRHGIDRALISLKTGKPGEAVAVLSSVKSVAPFWFKHQRLPRSIVRDLLHTSAAKDDRLRSMATCLGVR; translated from the coding sequence ATGAGCGGACAGTCACTAGGTGATCGCATACGGCAACTACGAGGCGACCTCTACACCCAACGGGCACTCGCCGACCGCGCACAGATCAGCGTGGAAGTCGTCCGCAATCTAGAGCAGGGTAAGCGAAACACTGCCAGCGTTGCGACGCTGCACAAACTTGCGCGCGCGCTCGACGTGACTTTGGCGGAACTCCTTGTCCCGGCGACAATTCCCGAGCACGACCAAGACGAAAGCGTGACCGCGCTGCGTCATGCCGTGAGTCTGGCAACTACCCCCAAGGACAAGCCACTGACGATCGAGGAGGCGAAGCACGCCGAGATCGCGGCGTGGCGCAACTACTGGGACGCTAAGCACGACGTAATAGCGCGCACATTCCCGTCGGTCATTCGCAGGCTGGAGGCGGCGCACGCGGTGGCCAATGAGCGCGACCGCTCTTCCTATGCTCAGTCCCTCGCGCAAGTTCTGTGGGCCGCGAGCCGAAGTCTGACACTGCTTCGCTATCCCGAGGCGGCACAGCTCGCGATCCGACGCGCCATCCAAGTCGGTAGCAACATTGACGATCCGTACTTCGTCGCAGGTGCTCGGCGATCGCTGGCGTGGCAACTCCTCGTGGAGGGCAGATACCAGGAGTCAATTGATCTATCGACGTCTGTCGCGCGGGAGATCGAGCCGGGGGCCAGTGCTGACGCCGCGCAGCTGAGCGTCTATGGCTCTTCCTTGCTTCAGGCGGGCAACGCCGCCGCACGGGCCGGAAATGCCGCCCAGGCACACTACTTCCTGAGCGAGGCCAACGAGATTTCCCGGCATGTCCAGGATGGCCGCTGCGATTACGGAACGCCTTTCGGGCCAAGTTTCACGGCGATGCAAAGCACGGACATCGAAATCAATCTCGGCAACTTCGGTAAGGCGTCCGAAGCCGCGTCCGCGATGCCGAACCGGGGAACCGCACTCCGCCTTCAGAGTCAATGCAGGCACGGCATCGATCGGGCGTTGATCAGTCTCAAGACCGGCAAGCCGGGAGAGGCCGTCGCCGTGTTGTCGTCTGTCAAGTCGGTGGCACCATTCTGGTTCAAGCATCAGCGGCTCCCTCGCTCGATCGTCCGGGATTTGTTGCACACGTCGGCCGCCAAGGACGACCGATTGCGTAGTATGGCTACCTGCCTTGGTGTTCGCTGA
- a CDS encoding indolepyruvate ferredoxin oxidoreductase family protein yields the protein MLRKIRASDRACTTEFCVLAAFAGRAVVQNTDHRLKWPRSRSACPHQRSPDMAAFSLDDRYLRESGEIYVTGVQALVRLLFDRIRHDRRCGHRTAAFVSGYEGSPLAGFDLELARRAKLLAEHDVIHRPGLNEELAATSVMGSQLTEGLGTQRPDGVVGVWYGKAPGLDRASDAMRHANLAGTNPRGGAVALIGDDPNAKSSTVPAASEAALADLAMPVFFPADSQDLLDLGLHAVEMSRASGLWTSMKVVANVADAAGTAVVTPTWTAPEIPAESKPYSHRPSARLLGPELATLEHSLHNLRLPLAVEYLRHSDVNRLVRSGQHDRIGIVAAGKSYLDIRQALRTLGLDDADLARYGIRLLKLGAIYPLDPQLIRDFATGLAEIVVVEEKRSFLESAIKEILYGRPDAPPVHGKKGPDGRTLFTELGELDPDRIARGLADRLTTHGEVEPINAWKQRRRRERIAVPLLARTPYFCSGCPHNSSTKVPDGTVVGAGIGCHTMALFMDSDQVGDVVGITQMGGEGAQWIGMAPFVGTEHFVQNIGDGTFTHSGSLAVRAAVAAGVNITYKLLHNSAVAMTGGQDAVGALPLARLAEVLLLEGVAKVIVTSDAPKRLSGKLPRGIDIRHRDELLRAQEELAAVPGVTVLIHDQECAAEKRRKRRRGKQSTPPEKVLINERVCEGCGDCGSKSNCLSVQPVATEFGRKTQIHQASCNVDYSCLAGDCPSFLTVVPSGRRSRRRLRELSADALPEPERGAGDFNVRITGIGGTGVVTVTQILATAAVIDGRRVRTLDQIGLAQKGGAVVSDLKITAEPVAQAPKLATGECDLYLGCDLLVAADPVHLAAADPERTTAVVSTTEVPTGGMVVDTAVSFPAQPGIRSTLDDATARAFYLDARGLAEKLFDDDQFANILQVGAAYQCGSLRLSAESIERAIELNGTAVAVNIQAFRRGRQAVADPDSLQAEIAAPPAAPSEPSAAARRVRALVNAAEGSELARLLDIRIPDLVDYHDENYAQAYAEFVERVRGHGIDAVTEAVARNLYKLMAYKDEYEVARLSLDERLLADIEAQFGAGSRFAFRLHPPVLRALGMNRKISLGPWFRHVLRLLRAARKVRGTRLDPFGYAEVRRVERALIEEYRAAVSQALETPEHPAALELAELPDLVRGYEEIKLANVATYRKRQAELRKTLSAPPVAVAAAAEC from the coding sequence ATGTTACGCAAAATTCGGGCGTCGGATAGGGCCTGCACCACCGAATTTTGCGTGCTTGCCGCCTTTGCGGGGCGCGCTGTTGTGCAGAACACTGACCATCGGCTGAAGTGGCCTCGATCACGATCCGCGTGCCCGCACCAAAGGAGTCCCGACATGGCCGCCTTCTCCCTGGACGACCGCTACCTACGGGAATCGGGCGAGATCTACGTGACCGGTGTGCAGGCTCTGGTGCGGTTGCTGTTCGACCGGATCCGGCACGACCGGCGCTGCGGGCACCGGACGGCGGCGTTCGTCTCCGGCTACGAGGGCTCGCCGCTGGCCGGGTTCGACCTGGAGCTGGCCCGCCGCGCGAAGCTGCTCGCCGAGCACGACGTGATCCACCGGCCCGGCCTGAACGAGGAATTGGCGGCCACGTCGGTGATGGGCAGCCAGCTCACCGAAGGGCTCGGCACGCAGCGCCCGGACGGGGTGGTGGGCGTCTGGTACGGCAAGGCACCGGGCCTGGACCGGGCCAGCGACGCAATGCGGCACGCCAACCTTGCCGGAACCAATCCGCGCGGCGGCGCGGTCGCGTTGATCGGCGACGACCCGAATGCGAAGTCCTCGACCGTTCCGGCGGCCTCGGAGGCGGCGCTGGCGGACCTGGCGATGCCGGTGTTCTTCCCGGCGGACTCGCAGGACCTGCTCGATCTCGGACTGCACGCGGTGGAGATGTCGCGGGCCAGCGGCTTGTGGACGTCGATGAAGGTGGTCGCCAACGTGGCGGATGCGGCGGGGACCGCGGTCGTGACACCGACCTGGACCGCGCCCGAGATCCCGGCCGAGTCGAAGCCGTACTCGCACCGCCCGAGCGCGCGCCTGCTCGGCCCCGAACTCGCCACCCTGGAGCACAGCCTGCACAACCTCCGCCTGCCGCTGGCGGTGGAATACCTGCGGCACAGCGACGTAAACCGGTTGGTGCGCTCGGGGCAGCACGACCGGATCGGCATCGTGGCGGCCGGAAAGTCCTATCTGGACATCCGCCAGGCCCTGCGCACGCTCGGCCTCGACGACGCGGATCTGGCCCGCTACGGGATCCGGCTGCTCAAGCTCGGCGCGATCTACCCGCTCGATCCGCAGCTCATCCGGGACTTCGCCACCGGGTTGGCGGAGATCGTCGTGGTGGAGGAGAAGCGCTCGTTCCTCGAATCGGCGATCAAGGAAATCCTCTACGGCCGCCCCGATGCTCCCCCGGTGCACGGCAAGAAAGGGCCGGATGGCAGGACCCTGTTCACCGAGCTCGGCGAGCTCGACCCGGACCGGATCGCCAGGGGTCTGGCCGACAGGCTGACCACGCACGGCGAGGTGGAGCCGATCAACGCCTGGAAGCAACGCCGCCGTCGCGAACGCATCGCCGTCCCGCTGCTGGCGCGCACGCCGTACTTCTGCTCGGGCTGCCCGCACAATTCCTCGACGAAGGTGCCGGACGGGACGGTGGTGGGCGCCGGAATCGGCTGTCACACCATGGCGCTGTTCATGGACTCCGACCAGGTCGGCGACGTCGTCGGCATCACGCAGATGGGCGGCGAGGGCGCCCAGTGGATCGGCATGGCCCCGTTCGTCGGCACCGAGCACTTCGTGCAGAACATCGGCGACGGCACGTTCACGCACTCCGGCAGCCTCGCCGTGCGCGCCGCCGTCGCCGCCGGGGTCAACATCACCTACAAGCTGCTGCACAACTCGGCCGTGGCGATGACCGGCGGCCAGGACGCGGTCGGCGCTCTCCCGTTGGCGCGGCTGGCCGAGGTGCTGCTGTTGGAGGGCGTCGCCAAGGTTATCGTCACCAGTGATGCTCCCAAGCGGCTGAGCGGCAAGCTGCCCCGGGGCATCGACATCCGGCACCGCGATGAACTGCTGCGCGCCCAGGAGGAACTCGCCGCCGTCCCGGGGGTGACGGTGCTTATCCACGACCAGGAATGCGCGGCCGAGAAGCGACGCAAGCGCCGCCGGGGCAAGCAGTCCACCCCGCCGGAGAAGGTGCTGATCAACGAGCGGGTCTGCGAGGGTTGCGGGGATTGCGGCAGCAAGTCCAATTGCCTTTCCGTGCAGCCGGTGGCCACCGAGTTCGGCCGCAAGACCCAGATCCACCAGGCCTCGTGCAACGTCGACTACTCGTGCCTGGCCGGCGACTGCCCGTCGTTCCTGACCGTGGTGCCCAGCGGCCGCAGGTCGCGGCGTCGGCTCCGCGAGCTGAGCGCCGACGCGCTGCCCGAGCCCGAGCGCGGGGCGGGCGACTTCAATGTCCGCATCACCGGCATCGGCGGCACCGGGGTCGTCACGGTCACGCAGATCCTCGCCACGGCGGCGGTGATCGACGGCCGGCGGGTCCGCACGCTCGACCAGATCGGCCTCGCGCAGAAGGGCGGCGCGGTGGTATCCGACCTCAAGATCACCGCGGAACCCGTTGCGCAGGCACCGAAACTGGCCACCGGGGAATGCGATCTCTACCTGGGCTGCGACCTGCTGGTGGCGGCCGACCCGGTGCACCTGGCCGCCGCGGATCCCGAACGGACGACGGCGGTGGTGTCCACCACCGAGGTCCCGACCGGCGGGATGGTCGTGGACACCGCCGTCTCGTTCCCGGCGCAGCCCGGTATCCGGTCCACTCTCGACGATGCCACCGCGCGAGCGTTCTACCTGGACGCCCGCGGTCTTGCCGAGAAGTTGTTCGACGACGACCAGTTCGCCAACATCCTGCAGGTGGGCGCGGCCTACCAGTGCGGTTCGTTGCGGTTGTCGGCCGAGAGCATCGAGCGGGCGATCGAGCTCAACGGCACCGCCGTGGCGGTCAACATCCAGGCGTTCCGCCGTGGCCGGCAGGCGGTGGCGGACCCGGACTCGCTACAGGCCGAGATCGCTGCGCCGCCGGCGGCGCCGAGCGAGCCCAGCGCCGCGGCGCGCCGAGTACGCGCGCTGGTCAACGCCGCGGAGGGCTCCGAACTGGCGCGGCTGCTGGACATCCGGATTCCCGATCTCGTCGACTACCACGACGAGAACTACGCGCAGGCTTATGCGGAGTTCGTCGAGCGAGTGCGCGGCCACGGCATCGACGCTGTCACCGAAGCGGTGGCCCGCAACCTGTACAAGCTGATGGCCTACAAGGATGAGTACGAGGTCGCCCGGCTCTCGCTGGACGAGCGGCTGCTGGCCGACATCGAAGCCCAGTTCGGCGCGGGATCCAGGTTCGCTTTCCGGTTGCACCCGCCCGTTCTCCGCGCGCTCGGTATGAACCGCAAGATCAGTCTCGGCCCGTGGTTCCGCCACGTGCTACGCCTGCTGCGGGCGGCGCGGAAGGTCCGCGGCACCCGCCTGGACCCGTTCGGCTACGCCGAGGTCCGCCGGGTCGAGCGAGCCCTGATCGAGGAGTATCGGGCGGCGGTGAGTCAGGCCCTGGAAACCCCGGAGCACCCGGCGGCGCTGGAACTCGCCGAACTACCCGACCTCGTCCGGGGCTACGAGGAGATCAAACTCGCGAACGTGGCGACATATCGGAAACGGCAGGCCGAACTGCGCAAAACGTTGTCGGCCCCGCCGGTCGCGGTCGCCGCGGCGGCCGAATGCTGA
- a CDS encoding TauD/TfdA family dioxygenase codes for MKEQESPILGKIGKLRSLVSAFRLRRSLPGVVRLDDHCGTTVVRFSVNNIVRDDSDPVATLQSDWQRLFGEQHIAIGYQRNDMLVWDNWRLLHARNAFEDPRRHLRRIHIAEPT; via the coding sequence GTGAAGGAGCAGGAGAGCCCAATTTTAGGCAAAATCGGGAAACTTCGGAGCCTTGTCAGCGCGTTCCGGTTGCGACGATCGCTACCCGGGGTAGTTCGGCTGGACGATCATTGCGGGACCACGGTCGTGCGGTTCTCGGTCAACAACATCGTGCGTGACGACAGCGACCCCGTCGCGACGCTGCAATCGGATTGGCAACGGCTCTTCGGCGAACAGCACATCGCGATCGGCTATCAGCGCAATGACATGCTGGTGTGGGACAACTGGCGCTTGCTACACGCGCGCAACGCGTTCGAGGACCCGCGCCGCCACCTGCGTCGCATCCACATCGCCGAACCGACGTAA
- a CDS encoding GNAT family N-acetyltransferase translates to MLGNLELAAVPALLPTGPPGVEIRLGGLVIGELDLRICHGCRVAVLEYIRIDPRCRRRGLATLAIEFLRSTWQDYRWSTAPIERSTEALGFWRSLDWTGPLGEPDECQHLR, encoded by the coding sequence ATGCTGGGGAATCTGGAGTTGGCCGCGGTCCCGGCGCTGTTGCCCACCGGACCGCCGGGCGTCGAGATCCGGCTCGGCGGGCTCGTAATCGGGGAGCTGGACCTGCGGATCTGCCACGGCTGCCGGGTCGCTGTGCTGGAGTACATCCGCATCGATCCACGCTGCCGACGACGCGGCCTGGCCACGCTTGCCATCGAGTTCCTGCGGAGCACCTGGCAGGACTACCGGTGGAGCACCGCGCCGATCGAGCGCAGCACCGAGGCGCTGGGCTTTTGGCGCTCCCTCGATTGGACCGGACCGCTCGGCGAACCCGACGAGTGCCAACACCTGCGTTGA
- a CDS encoding helix-turn-helix domain-containing protein, whose translation MNDPFCGPCARAAGFRKPIPAGSYDDADLRAALETYDFGAVFAAVRQHTGLTQLQLADLLGLSQGRISAVERGERRLTHVRTAARLATVLRIPACLLGFSATQTGMTDNVHVKEVSWLERRDFLSLVTAATLGSSLNPELSRLGSLLPSQVEPVTRPRIGAADIDAIEAITDGFRRSDSAYGGGLCRAAAVTQLHQVRRLEDALCSPEIRTRLLVAIADLAGTAAWMAYDVDDHDAARRLWAYALDTTRRADDHPRATDLTVHVLLDMTHQALHLERADEALRLVQLASATAANRRHPVSTVTQGCISSALGWCRAALGEPEPTRRALGQAQETYAAADRATTSPWTSFVTDAEINGRQGYALYLLSLSRPEFAPQAIEKLTSSTTAYGAEYERTRAMGLPPLASVQFQAGDIDAAVATGYDAVNVITGLTSTRGYARLRVLDTVAAPHSGKSEVADLREHIRTAITTAA comes from the coding sequence GTGAATGACCCGTTTTGCGGACCCTGCGCCCGCGCCGCCGGGTTCCGCAAGCCGATCCCGGCGGGCTCTTACGATGACGCGGACCTGCGCGCTGCGTTGGAAACCTATGACTTCGGAGCGGTATTCGCCGCCGTGCGGCAGCACACAGGTTTGACACAGCTCCAGCTCGCCGACCTGCTCGGCTTGTCCCAAGGCCGGATCTCCGCTGTCGAGCGGGGCGAGCGTCGTCTGACCCACGTCAGGACGGCCGCTCGGTTGGCCACCGTCCTGCGCATCCCGGCCTGCTTGCTCGGATTTTCCGCCACCCAAACCGGCATGACTGATAACGTGCATGTCAAGGAGGTGAGTTGGTTGGAGCGCAGGGACTTTCTCTCCCTGGTCACGGCTGCCACGTTGGGATCCAGTCTGAATCCCGAACTTTCCCGGCTGGGCTCGCTGTTGCCCAGCCAGGTCGAGCCGGTGACCCGGCCCCGGATCGGCGCGGCCGACATCGACGCGATCGAGGCGATCACCGACGGGTTCCGCCGCTCAGACTCCGCCTACGGCGGTGGGCTATGCCGCGCCGCAGCCGTCACACAACTACACCAGGTGCGCCGCTTGGAAGACGCCCTCTGCTCGCCGGAGATCCGCACCCGACTGCTGGTGGCCATCGCCGACCTGGCCGGCACGGCAGCGTGGATGGCCTACGATGTCGACGATCACGACGCCGCCCGCCGCCTGTGGGCCTACGCCCTGGACACCACCCGCCGCGCCGACGACCACCCCCGCGCCACCGACCTGACAGTCCACGTGCTGCTGGACATGACACACCAAGCCCTGCACCTCGAACGCGCAGATGAGGCACTGCGCCTGGTGCAGCTCGCCTCGGCGACCGCCGCCAACCGCAGGCACCCGGTCAGCACAGTCACCCAGGGCTGCATTTCCTCGGCCCTTGGCTGGTGCCGCGCCGCGCTCGGCGAGCCAGAGCCCACCCGCCGCGCCCTCGGGCAAGCCCAAGAGACCTACGCCGCCGCCGATCGGGCCACCACATCGCCGTGGACATCGTTCGTCACCGACGCCGAGATCAACGGCCGACAGGGCTACGCCCTATACCTGCTATCGCTGTCCCGCCCGGAGTTCGCGCCCCAAGCCATCGAAAAACTGACCAGCTCAACCACCGCGTACGGCGCGGAATACGAGCGCACCCGCGCCATGGGCCTGCCTCCGCTGGCCTCGGTGCAGTTCCAGGCCGGCGACATCGACGCCGCGGTGGCCACCGGCTACGACGCGGTGAACGTGATCACCGGGCTGACCTCCACCCGCGGCTATGCACGGCTGCGCGTGTTGGACACCGTGGCCGCACCGCACAGCGGCAAATCCGAAGTCGCCGACCTCCGCGAACATATCCGCACCGCGATCACCACAGCCGCCTAG
- a CDS encoding TauD/TfdA family dioxygenase — protein sequence MAVLPGGHDWLKHLDHGKATMTSVLDTLANQGWAVIDSADLPERTSALLRERIWRWVPPVTFGGAPDIARAVSTGDGRIRWRVDTLDVDEPLRAVASEFDEYLYSHPDAIDFLLPTDSVLICDNERALHGRTWFSDPKRLVLRVRLVV from the coding sequence TTGGCCGTGCTTCCCGGCGGGCACGATTGGCTCAAGCACCTGGACCACGGAAAGGCGACCATGACGTCCGTGCTCGATACCTTGGCGAATCAAGGCTGGGCAGTGATCGACAGCGCCGATCTTCCGGAGCGGACGTCCGCGCTGCTTCGCGAACGCATCTGGCGCTGGGTCCCGCCGGTCACCTTCGGCGGTGCACCCGACATCGCCCGCGCGGTGTCCACAGGCGACGGGAGGATTCGGTGGCGGGTAGACACTCTCGACGTCGACGAGCCACTGCGTGCCGTGGCGAGCGAGTTCGACGAGTACCTGTACTCCCACCCCGATGCGATTGACTTCCTGCTGCCCACCGACAGCGTGCTCATCTGCGACAACGAACGCGCGCTGCACGGCCGGACCTGGTTCTCCGACCCGAAAAGACTTGTCCTGCGAGTCAGGTTGGTCGTCTGA
- a CDS encoding Imm1 family immunity protein: protein MRIDVWFRAFNLGGAEQHITVDNVDQVRALVDQLADADAGSAVITHSDRPLWNEQGPDHELVVAVATDGRAALSYWDQDTSRHYSRGGSEPSGGWEDEDISPPADAWVQRSELEGALAEFLRSAQRPNTVQWQPDPLPLTF, encoded by the coding sequence ATGCGGATTGATGTCTGGTTCCGAGCCTTCAACCTGGGCGGAGCCGAGCAGCACATCACTGTCGACAACGTCGACCAGGTGCGCGCGCTCGTCGACCAGCTTGCCGATGCCGACGCTGGATCGGCGGTCATCACCCATAGTGACCGGCCGCTCTGGAACGAGCAGGGGCCCGATCACGAACTCGTTGTCGCGGTCGCTACCGACGGCCGTGCCGCGCTGAGCTACTGGGACCAGGACACCTCGCGGCACTACAGCCGTGGAGGCAGTGAGCCATCCGGCGGTTGGGAGGATGAGGACATCTCACCCCCGGCCGATGCGTGGGTGCAACGCAGCGAGCTTGAAGGGGCGCTCGCCGAGTTCCTGCGCTCAGCACAGCGACCGAATACGGTGCAGTGGCAGCCAGACCCGCTCCCGCTGACCTTCTGA
- a CDS encoding alpha-hydroxy-acid oxidizing protein codes for MTGFAAYQREIFELDAAGETPPLTTDLAALEEAVRAEVPADSYNYVAGGAGTGSTVRANRSAFERWRIVPRVLRNADRRDLRATVLGMEMPAPVLLAPVGVQSILHPDAELASARAAAELGLPLVLSSSSSRSIEEVAAANGDAPRWMQLYWSGDREICASILDRGKRAGFSTLVVTVDTWIRGWRPHEMDRRYSPSRQGVDMAIPFSDPVFRSRLARPPEEDPTAAIQEWQRMPTGASKSWEQFAFLRDHWSGPIVVKGILHPDDARRAVGCGADGIVVSNHGGRQVDGAVAALDMLPEVVDAVGAEVDVLFDSGIRTGADVIKALALGAKAVLVGRPCAYGLAHAGEAGVRHVLRSLLADLDITLGLCGYRSPAELGRAALR; via the coding sequence ATGACCGGGTTCGCTGCATATCAGCGGGAAATCTTCGAGCTCGACGCAGCCGGAGAAACGCCGCCTCTCACCACAGATCTGGCCGCGTTGGAAGAGGCTGTTCGCGCAGAAGTTCCGGCCGATTCGTACAATTACGTCGCCGGCGGTGCCGGAACGGGCTCCACTGTGCGCGCCAACCGCTCGGCGTTCGAGCGTTGGCGGATCGTGCCCAGGGTGCTCCGCAACGCCGACCGCAGAGATCTGCGCGCGACGGTGCTCGGCATGGAAATGCCCGCGCCCGTGCTGCTGGCACCCGTCGGGGTCCAATCCATCCTGCACCCGGACGCGGAACTGGCGAGCGCGCGTGCGGCAGCGGAACTCGGACTGCCGCTGGTGCTCTCCTCCTCGTCGTCGCGGTCGATCGAGGAGGTCGCCGCCGCCAACGGGGACGCGCCGAGGTGGATGCAGCTGTACTGGTCCGGCGACCGCGAGATCTGCGCCAGCATCCTTGACCGCGGCAAGCGTGCCGGCTTCTCCACGCTGGTGGTCACTGTGGACACCTGGATCCGCGGCTGGCGCCCGCACGAAATGGACCGGCGCTACTCCCCGTCCAGGCAAGGCGTCGACATGGCGATCCCGTTCTCCGATCCCGTTTTCCGCTCCCGGCTCGCCAGGCCCCCCGAAGAGGACCCGACCGCGGCAATCCAGGAGTGGCAGCGGATGCCCACTGGCGCGAGCAAGAGCTGGGAGCAGTTCGCCTTCTTGCGCGATCACTGGTCCGGCCCGATCGTGGTGAAGGGGATCCTGCACCCCGACGACGCGCGCAGGGCCGTCGGCTGCGGAGCAGACGGAATCGTCGTCTCCAACCACGGCGGACGCCAGGTGGACGGCGCGGTAGCGGCGTTGGACATGCTTCCCGAGGTGGTCGACGCCGTCGGCGCGGAGGTTGACGTGCTGTTCGACTCCGGGATCCGGACCGGTGCCGATGTCATCAAAGCCCTTGCCCTGGGCGCCAAAGCCGTGCTGGTCGGTCGCCCCTGCGCATATGGGCTCGCGCACGCGGGTGAAGCCGGCGTGCGCCACGTACTGCGCAGCCTGCTCGCCGACCTGGACATCACTCTCGGGCTCTGCGGGTATCGCAGCCCCGCCGAACTCGGCCGCGCCGCGCTGCGCTGA